The Microbacter sp. GSS18 genome has a segment encoding these proteins:
- a CDS encoding DUF2520 domain-containing protein, whose amino-acid sequence MLRSARLGVGIIGAGRVGPVIGAALAGAGHALTGITAGSDPDRVEAVLPGVPVLAADEILRRSELVVIAVPTARLEGLVAGLADLGAWQPGQLVLHTDAAFGAGVLAPAAARGAIPLAIHPAIAFTGTSMDLRQLTNAFAAVTAPGPVLPIAQALAVELGCEPIVVAEEDRAAYAEAISTATAFSRSIVGQATDLLARAGVPEPGLYLSSLVHSTIDHALAEASGATVELPPSDDE is encoded by the coding sequence ATGCTTCGCTCCGCCCGCCTCGGTGTCGGGATCATCGGCGCCGGACGCGTCGGCCCCGTCATCGGCGCCGCCCTCGCCGGGGCGGGGCACGCACTGACCGGCATCACCGCGGGGTCCGATCCCGATCGTGTCGAGGCGGTCCTGCCCGGTGTCCCGGTGCTCGCCGCAGACGAGATCCTGCGACGCAGCGAGCTCGTCGTCATCGCCGTCCCGACCGCCCGGCTCGAGGGACTCGTCGCGGGCCTGGCCGACCTCGGCGCGTGGCAGCCCGGCCAGCTCGTCCTGCACACGGACGCCGCCTTCGGGGCCGGTGTGCTCGCGCCCGCCGCGGCGCGCGGGGCCATCCCGCTGGCGATCCATCCGGCGATCGCGTTCACGGGAACGAGCATGGACCTGCGGCAGCTCACGAACGCCTTCGCGGCCGTGACCGCGCCGGGACCCGTCCTGCCGATCGCCCAGGCGCTGGCGGTCGAACTCGGGTGCGAGCCGATCGTCGTCGCCGAGGAGGACCGCGCGGCCTACGCCGAGGCGATCTCGACCGCGACGGCGTTCTCGCGATCGATCGTGGGCCAGGCGACCGATCTGCTCGCACGAGCGGGCGTGCCCGAACCCGGGCTCTACCTGTCGTCCCTGGTTCATTCGACGATCGACCATGCCTTGGCAGAAGCCAGCGGCGCGACGGTCGAGCTGCCGCCGTCGGACGACGAGTGA